The following proteins come from a genomic window of Pseudomonas putida:
- the glcC gene encoding transcriptional regulator GlcC, with product MGTEGKVKVADQVAERVERLIVEGVLKVGQALPSERRLVEKLGCSRSALREGLRVLRGRGIIDTEQGRGSFVADLTGQAGATPLMHLFSSQPRTLFDLLEVRALLEAESARLAALRATDVDRLLIRRRYEEMLAAHEAAPALDAREHARRDHAFHRAISEASHNPVLVHTLQSLSDLTLSTVFASVNNLYCRPAQKRQIDRQHARLYRAVMEQMPEQAQRAAREHIYGIRDSLQEIEQEEQRLVRATMRMDGWG from the coding sequence GTGGGTACTGAAGGCAAGGTCAAGGTCGCCGACCAGGTGGCCGAACGGGTCGAGCGGCTTATCGTCGAGGGCGTGCTCAAGGTGGGGCAGGCGCTGCCATCGGAGCGGCGGCTGGTGGAGAAGCTTGGCTGTTCACGTTCGGCGTTACGGGAGGGACTGCGCGTTTTGCGCGGGCGCGGCATCATCGACACCGAACAGGGGCGGGGTTCGTTTGTCGCCGATCTCACCGGGCAGGCGGGTGCTACGCCTTTGATGCACCTGTTCAGTTCGCAACCGCGTACGCTGTTCGACCTGCTGGAGGTCCGGGCGTTGCTGGAGGCTGAGTCGGCGCGGTTGGCTGCGTTGCGCGCTACCGACGTCGACCGCCTGCTGATCCGCCGGCGCTATGAAGAAATGCTGGCTGCGCACGAGGCTGCGCCGGCGCTCGATGCCCGTGAGCATGCCCGTCGTGACCATGCCTTTCACCGGGCAATCAGTGAGGCGTCGCATAACCCGGTGCTGGTGCATACCCTGCAATCGCTCAGTGACCTGACGTTGAGCACTGTGTTTGCTTCGGTCAACAATTTGTACTGCCGGCCAGCGCAGAAACGCCAGATTGATCGGCAGCATGCGCGGTTGTATCGCGCGGTGATGGAGCAAATGCCCGAGCAGGCGCAGCGGGCGGCGCGTGAGCATATCTACGGCATACGCGACAGTTTGCAGGAGATCGAGCAGGAAGAGCAGCGCCTGGTCAGGGCGACCATGCGCATGGATGGCTGGGGGTGA
- a CDS encoding DUF2388 domain-containing protein: MRHLLLAPALLLLMPAGAALARVDAGDVATSAGISASLYSTFKDDKRIIPARDELSAFVASGGAIRGAYVESALEQARKDHPGLQANDEELARAILSQDDPLADH, encoded by the coding sequence ATGCGCCACCTACTGCTCGCCCCTGCGCTGCTGCTCCTGATGCCTGCCGGCGCTGCCCTGGCCCGCGTCGATGCGGGCGACGTCGCCACCTCGGCCGGTATTTCCGCTTCGCTGTATTCGACCTTCAAGGATGACAAACGGATCATCCCGGCCCGTGACGAACTTTCAGCGTTCGTCGCCAGCGGCGGTGCCATCCGCGGCGCCTATGTGGAGTCGGCGCTTGAACAGGCCCGCAAGGACCATCCAGGGCTGCAGGCCAATGATGAGGAGCTGGCCCGGGCCATCCTGTCGCAGGATGACCCTCTGGCTGACCATTGA
- a CDS encoding outer membrane porin, OprD family, with amino-acid sequence MMDTTCTLARSALAVSLAFGLGLPAWADEGGFFEGAKGGLTLRNYYFNRDFRDPGAAKGKVEEWAQGFIFKFSSGYTPGLIGFGLDGIALFGVKLDSGRGTSGSELLPVHDDGRAADDYGRAGLAAKLRISATELKVGELLPDIPLLRYDDGRLLPQTFRGAMLDSREIEGLSLQAGQYREVSLRHSSDMQDLSAWAAPGVTSDGFNYAGAEYSFNQQRTLIGAWHSQLEDIYQQSYFNLLHSQRVGEWTLGANLGYFIDRDDGQARIGDIQSRTGYALLSASHIGHTLYLGLQKVSGDSQWMSVYGSSGRTLGNDMFNGNFSNADERSWQVRYDYNFAALGVPGLLAMVRYGHGENATTAAGSNGKEWERDAEVNYTFQSGALKNLNIRLNNATNRRSFNSDLDQTRLIVSYPLTL; translated from the coding sequence ATGATGGATACAACTTGCACGCTGGCCCGTTCGGCCTTGGCAGTTTCGCTGGCGTTTGGTCTCGGTTTGCCGGCCTGGGCCGATGAAGGGGGCTTCTTTGAAGGAGCCAAGGGCGGGCTGACACTACGCAACTACTATTTCAATCGTGATTTCCGCGACCCGGGGGCCGCCAAGGGCAAGGTTGAAGAGTGGGCCCAGGGTTTTATCTTCAAGTTCAGCTCGGGCTACACCCCAGGGCTGATCGGGTTTGGCCTGGACGGTATCGCCCTGTTCGGCGTGAAACTGGACAGCGGCCGCGGTACCAGCGGCTCAGAACTGCTGCCGGTGCACGATGACGGGCGTGCGGCCGACGACTACGGTCGGGCAGGGCTGGCGGCGAAGTTGCGTATTTCCGCGACCGAGCTGAAAGTGGGGGAGTTGTTGCCGGATATTCCACTGCTGCGCTACGACGATGGTCGCCTGCTACCGCAGACCTTCCGTGGCGCGATGCTCGACTCGCGAGAAATCGAAGGCCTGAGCCTGCAGGCCGGCCAGTACCGCGAGGTGAGCCTGCGCCACTCTTCGGACATGCAGGACCTATCTGCCTGGGCCGCGCCCGGGGTCACCTCGGACGGCTTCAACTACGCCGGCGCCGAGTACAGCTTCAACCAGCAGCGAACACTGATCGGCGCCTGGCACTCGCAGTTGGAGGACATCTACCAGCAAAGCTACTTCAACCTGCTGCACAGTCAGCGGGTAGGGGAGTGGACGTTGGGGGCCAACCTTGGCTACTTCATCGACCGGGATGACGGACAGGCGCGCATCGGCGACATCCAGAGCCGCACCGGTTACGCTTTGCTGTCAGCTTCGCACATTGGCCACACGCTGTACCTGGGGTTGCAGAAGGTCAGTGGCGACAGTCAGTGGATGTCGGTTTACGGCAGCAGTGGGCGAACCCTGGGCAACGACATGTTCAACGGCAACTTCAGCAATGCTGACGAGCGTTCGTGGCAAGTGCGTTATGACTACAACTTCGCCGCGCTCGGTGTGCCAGGGCTGCTGGCCATGGTGCGGTACGGGCATGGCGAGAACGCCACCACGGCGGCGGGCAGCAATGGCAAGGAGTGGGAGCGCGATGCCGAGGTGAACTACACCTTCCAGAGCGGGGCTTTGAAGAACCTCAACATCCGGCTGAACAACGCGACCAACCGGCGCAGCTTCAACAGTGATCTCGACCAGACACGCCTGATCGTCAGCTATCCGCTGACCTTGTAG
- the glcD gene encoding glycolate oxidase subunit GlcD, with protein sequence MNILYDERVDGALPNVDRAALLQALRDALPDLEILHRDEDLKPYECDGLSAYRTVPLLVVLPERLEQVQTLLKLCHQRGVPVVARGAGTGLSGGALPLAKGILLVMARFNRILEVNPQGRYARVQPGVRNLAISQAVAPHGMYYAPDPSSQIACSIGGNVAENAGGVHCLKYGLTVHNVLKVEILTVEGERLSLGSDALDSPGFDLLALFTGSEGMLGIVTEVTVKLLPKPQVARVILASFDSVEDAGRAVADIIAAGIIPGGLEMMDNLAIRAAEDFIHAGYPVDAAAILLCELDGVEADVHDDCQRVAAVLTQAGAREVRQACDEAERVRFWAGRKNAFPAVGRISPDYYCMDGTIPRRELPRVLKGISDLSAKYGLRVANVFHAGDGNMHPLILFDANLPGELERAEAIGGKILELCVKVGGSITGEHGVGREKINQMCAQFNSDEITLFHAVKAAFDPQGLLNPGKNIPTLHRCAEFGALHVHHGQLPFPELERF encoded by the coding sequence ATGAATATCCTGTACGACGAACGCGTCGATGGCGCGCTGCCCAACGTGGACCGGGCCGCCCTGTTGCAAGCGCTGCGCGATGCCCTGCCGGATCTTGAAATCCTGCACCGCGATGAAGACCTCAAACCGTACGAATGCGACGGCCTGTCGGCCTACCGCACAGTGCCACTGCTGGTGGTGCTCCCCGAGCGCCTGGAGCAGGTGCAGACGCTGCTGAAGCTCTGCCACCAGCGCGGCGTCCCGGTGGTTGCGCGTGGTGCCGGTACCGGCCTGTCGGGTGGTGCCCTGCCACTGGCCAAGGGCATCCTGCTGGTGATGGCGCGCTTCAACCGTATCCTCGAGGTAAACCCTCAGGGGCGTTACGCCCGCGTGCAGCCGGGCGTACGCAACCTGGCCATTTCCCAGGCCGTCGCCCCCCATGGCATGTACTACGCACCAGACCCTTCCTCGCAAATTGCCTGCTCGATCGGGGGCAACGTCGCCGAAAACGCCGGTGGCGTGCACTGCCTCAAGTACGGCCTGACCGTACACAATGTGCTCAAGGTGGAGATTCTCACAGTCGAGGGCGAACGCCTGAGCCTGGGCAGCGATGCCTTGGACAGCCCCGGCTTCGACCTGCTGGCATTGTTCACCGGCTCCGAAGGCATGCTCGGTATCGTCACCGAAGTCACCGTCAAGCTGCTGCCCAAGCCCCAGGTGGCGCGGGTGATACTGGCCAGTTTCGACAGCGTCGAGGACGCCGGCCGGGCAGTCGCCGACATCATCGCTGCCGGCATCATTCCCGGTGGCCTGGAGATGATGGACAACCTGGCGATCCGCGCCGCTGAAGACTTCATCCATGCCGGTTACCCGGTGGACGCGGCGGCGATCCTGCTGTGCGAACTGGATGGCGTGGAAGCCGATGTACACGACGACTGCCAGCGCGTCGCCGCCGTGCTGACGCAAGCCGGGGCCCGCGAGGTGCGCCAGGCCTGCGACGAAGCCGAGCGTGTTCGCTTCTGGGCCGGACGCAAGAACGCCTTTCCGGCCGTGGGGCGCATCTCGCCGGACTACTACTGCATGGACGGCACCATTCCGCGCCGCGAGTTACCACGGGTGCTCAAGGGCATCAGCGACCTGTCCGCGAAGTATGGACTGCGGGTGGCCAACGTGTTCCATGCCGGCGACGGCAACATGCACCCTTTGATCCTCTTCGATGCCAACCTGCCCGGCGAGCTGGAGCGTGCCGAAGCGATCGGCGGCAAGATTCTGGAGCTGTGTGTGAAGGTGGGCGGCAGCATCACCGGTGAACACGGTGTGGGGCGCGAGAAGATCAACCAGATGTGCGCGCAGTTCAACAGCGACGAAATCACCCTGTTCCACGCGGTGAAGGCCGCCTTCGACCCTCAGGGCCTGCTCAACCCCGGCAAGAACATTCCCACCCTGCACCGCTGCGCCGAATTCGGCGCCCTGCATGTGCACCATGGGCAACTGCCCTTCCCCGAGCTGGAGCGCTTCTGA
- a CDS encoding MFS transporter: MNTDLKQRLDNDPMGRFQCLAIGICIILNMIDGFDVLVMAFTAASVSAEWNLNGAQVGLLLSAGLFGMAAGSLFIAPWADRFGRRPLILLCLALSGIGMLLSALSQSPLQLALLRGLTGLGIGGILASSNVIASEYASKRWRGLAVSLQSTGYALGATLGGLLAVWLLGHWGWRSVFLFGGIVTVLVIPLVLLWLPESLDFLLARQPANALARVNRLAVRLGQPALAQLPAVAARAEGASSGFRQLLAPAMRRTTLVIWLLFFLVMFGFYFVMSWTPKLLVAAGLSAQQGITGGVLLSVGGILGAALIGGLASRWPLTRVLALFMLITAALLVLFVANGASVTAALALGLLIGLFSNGCVAGLYALSPVVYDASVRATGVGWGIGIGRMGAILSPTVAGVLLDGGWQPLHLYGVFAIVFVLAAGCLLLLRPMNKPASTLPADALSH; the protein is encoded by the coding sequence ATGAATACCGATCTCAAGCAACGTCTGGACAACGACCCGATGGGCCGCTTTCAGTGCCTGGCCATTGGTATTTGCATCATCCTCAACATGATCGATGGCTTCGACGTGCTGGTCATGGCCTTTACCGCCGCCTCTGTGTCTGCCGAGTGGAACCTGAACGGGGCGCAGGTAGGGCTTCTGCTAAGTGCCGGCTTGTTCGGTATGGCGGCCGGGTCATTGTTCATCGCGCCGTGGGCTGACCGCTTTGGCCGACGCCCGCTGATCCTGCTGTGTCTGGCGCTGTCCGGTATCGGCATGCTGCTCTCGGCACTGAGTCAGAGCCCGTTGCAACTGGCGCTGCTGCGTGGCCTGACCGGGCTGGGCATCGGTGGCATCCTGGCCAGCAGCAATGTGATTGCCAGCGAATATGCCAGCAAACGCTGGCGCGGCTTGGCGGTGAGCCTGCAGTCCACTGGCTATGCGCTGGGCGCGACCCTGGGCGGTTTGCTGGCGGTATGGCTGCTGGGGCATTGGGGCTGGCGTTCGGTATTTCTGTTTGGCGGCATCGTCACCGTACTGGTGATCCCGCTGGTACTGCTGTGGCTGCCAGAGTCGCTGGACTTTCTGCTGGCGCGCCAGCCGGCCAATGCTCTGGCCCGGGTCAACCGTCTGGCCGTGCGCCTCGGTCAACCGGCATTGGCGCAACTGCCGGCCGTTGCCGCAAGGGCAGAGGGTGCCAGCAGCGGTTTCAGGCAACTGCTGGCGCCGGCCATGCGCCGCACCACGTTGGTGATCTGGTTGCTGTTCTTCCTGGTCATGTTCGGCTTCTACTTCGTCATGAGCTGGACGCCAAAACTGTTGGTGGCCGCCGGCTTGTCGGCCCAGCAAGGCATCACCGGCGGCGTGCTGTTGAGCGTGGGCGGCATCCTTGGCGCGGCGCTGATCGGCGGCCTGGCTTCGCGCTGGCCACTGACTCGCGTGCTGGCGTTGTTCATGCTCATTACCGCTGCGCTGCTGGTGCTGTTTGTGGCCAATGGTGCCTCGGTCACTGCGGCGCTGGCGTTGGGGCTGCTGATCGGGCTGTTTTCCAACGGCTGCGTGGCTGGGCTGTATGCCTTGTCGCCGGTGGTCTACGACGCCTCGGTACGCGCCACCGGCGTGGGCTGGGGTATCGGCATCGGTCGCATGGGCGCGATCCTGTCGCCGACCGTGGCTGGCGTGCTGCTCGATGGCGGCTGGCAACCCCTGCATCTGTATGGCGTGTTCGCCATCGTGTTCGTGCTTGCCGCGGGTTGCCTGCTGTTGCTGCGCCCGATGAACAAGCCGGCGTCCACCCTGCCTGCTGATGCACTGAGTCACTGA
- the mrdA gene encoding penicillin-binding protein 2 — translation MPQPIPLKDHEKERHLVNRRLLACAAMVFSLCAVLVGRLYVLQVLQHDQQTAVSENNRVHVLPIAPERGLIYDRNGVVLADNKPSFDLTMTRERAGGDSAKVLDTLTQVLGLTEDDRKQFDKDLRRGRKPFEPVTLMVGLSEEQIALVAVNQFRLPGLDVEPQFIREYPLAEHFAHSVGYVGRINEKEAKTLDSTEYRGTQSIGKTGIERFYESQLHGHVGYEEVETNAQGRVMRVLNHKDPTPGQDIVLTLDAHLQVAAEKALGDRRGSVVVLDPANGDVLAMVSNPSFDPNLFVKGISFKQYAALRDSIDRPLFNRVLRGLYAPGSTVKPEVAIAGLDSGVITPGSRVFDPGYYELPNYHHKYRNWNRSGDGWVDMYTAIMRSNDTYFYDLAHKLGIDRLHDYMAEFGLGQKVSLDMFEEASGLMPSPEWKRATRRQAWFPGETLILGIGQGYMQVTPLQLAQATSLLASKGVWHRPHLAMTVGGDTPIDPHPMPDIVLHDKHAWDQVNQGMQMVMHDPRGIARAAAAGAQYRIAGKSGTAQVVAIKQGERYNRNKTLERHRDNALFVGFAPAEHPSVVVAVMIENGEAGGRVAGPVVREVMDAYLLDEQGHLKPEYAGGAPTRGVPHT, via the coding sequence ATGCCGCAACCTATCCCTCTAAAGGACCACGAAAAGGAAAGACACCTGGTCAACCGTCGGCTTCTGGCCTGCGCCGCCATGGTGTTCAGCCTGTGTGCCGTCCTGGTTGGCCGGCTCTATGTGCTGCAGGTGCTGCAGCACGACCAACAAACGGCCGTGTCGGAAAACAACCGCGTGCACGTGTTGCCCATCGCCCCCGAACGCGGGTTGATCTACGACCGCAACGGCGTGGTACTGGCCGACAACAAGCCCAGCTTCGACCTGACCATGACCCGCGAGCGGGCCGGCGGCGATTCGGCCAAAGTGCTCGACACCCTGACGCAGGTGCTGGGCCTGACCGAAGACGACCGTAAGCAGTTCGACAAGGACCTGCGCCGCGGCCGCAAACCGTTCGAGCCCGTGACCCTTATGGTGGGCTTGAGCGAGGAACAGATCGCCCTGGTCGCCGTGAACCAGTTCCGCCTGCCAGGCCTGGATGTAGAGCCGCAATTCATCCGCGAGTACCCACTGGCCGAGCATTTCGCTCATTCAGTGGGCTATGTGGGGCGCATCAACGAGAAAGAAGCCAAGACGCTCGACAGCACGGAGTACCGCGGCACCCAATCGATTGGCAAGACCGGCATCGAGCGCTTCTACGAAAGCCAACTGCATGGCCACGTGGGCTACGAAGAGGTCGAGACCAACGCTCAAGGGCGGGTGATGCGCGTGCTCAACCACAAGGACCCAACCCCAGGGCAGGACATAGTTTTAACCCTGGACGCCCATTTGCAGGTAGCCGCAGAAAAAGCGCTGGGTGACCGCCGTGGCTCGGTGGTGGTGCTGGACCCGGCCAATGGTGACGTACTGGCGATGGTCAGCAACCCCAGCTTCGACCCCAACCTGTTCGTCAAGGGCATCAGCTTCAAGCAGTATGCTGCGCTGCGCGACTCCATCGACCGCCCACTGTTCAACCGCGTCCTGCGCGGCCTGTATGCGCCCGGCTCGACCGTGAAGCCTGAAGTGGCCATCGCTGGTCTCGACAGCGGGGTGATCACCCCTGGCAGCCGGGTATTCGACCCGGGCTATTACGAGCTGCCCAACTATCACCACAAGTACCGCAACTGGAACCGCAGCGGCGACGGCTGGGTGGACATGTACACCGCCATCATGCGTTCCAACGACACCTACTTCTACGACCTGGCGCACAAGCTGGGCATCGACCGCCTGCACGACTACATGGCCGAGTTCGGCCTGGGCCAGAAGGTGTCGCTGGACATGTTCGAGGAGGCCTCCGGGCTGATGCCCTCGCCCGAGTGGAAGCGCGCTACGCGACGCCAGGCCTGGTTCCCGGGCGAGACACTGATCCTGGGCATTGGCCAAGGCTATATGCAGGTCACCCCCCTGCAGCTGGCCCAGGCTACCAGCCTGTTGGCAAGCAAGGGCGTATGGCACCGCCCGCACCTGGCCATGACCGTGGGCGGCGACACGCCGATCGACCCCCACCCCATGCCCGACATCGTTCTGCACGACAAGCATGCCTGGGACCAGGTCAACCAGGGCATGCAGATGGTCATGCACGACCCGCGCGGTATTGCCCGCGCCGCGGCCGCCGGTGCCCAGTACCGAATTGCCGGCAAAAGCGGTACCGCGCAGGTGGTGGCGATCAAGCAGGGTGAGCGTTACAACCGCAACAAGACCCTGGAGCGCCACCGCGACAACGCCCTGTTTGTCGGCTTTGCTCCGGCCGAGCATCCCAGCGTGGTAGTGGCGGTGATGATCGAGAACGGCGAGGCTGGGGGCCGAGTCGCAGGGCCGGTGGTGCGGGAGGTGATGGACGCCTATCTGCTGGATGAGCAAGGGCACCTGAAGCCGGAGTATGCGGGTGGCGCACCCACTCGGGGTGTGCCACACACCTGA
- a CDS encoding glutathione S-transferase gives MSDYKLHCFAESGNAYKVALMLELTGQNWQPVFVDFFHGQTREQAWRDEVNEQGEVPVMEHSGKRFTQSALILEYLAELTGQFGPRDEDEKREIWRWMLFDNHKFTSYYAMLRFLFCLKNTGETDVTRFLRERAKAAYRIVDAHLAKTPFMVGGRLTIADLSLAGYMFMPEDTGIPLAEFTHIEAWKARIQALPGWKHPYELMPRTAS, from the coding sequence ATGTCCGACTACAAGCTGCATTGCTTCGCCGAATCCGGCAACGCCTACAAGGTTGCGCTCATGCTTGAACTCACCGGCCAGAACTGGCAGCCGGTGTTCGTCGACTTTTTCCATGGCCAGACCCGTGAGCAAGCCTGGCGCGATGAGGTGAACGAGCAAGGCGAGGTGCCGGTGATGGAACACTCTGGCAAGCGCTTCACCCAATCTGCGCTGATCCTGGAATACCTTGCCGAACTGACCGGCCAGTTCGGGCCCCGCGATGAAGACGAAAAACGCGAGATCTGGCGCTGGATGCTGTTCGACAACCATAAGTTCACCAGCTACTACGCTATGCTGCGCTTTCTGTTCTGCCTGAAGAACACCGGTGAAACCGATGTCACGAGGTTCCTGCGCGAGCGTGCCAAGGCGGCTTACCGTATTGTCGACGCGCACCTGGCGAAGACGCCATTCATGGTCGGTGGCCGGTTGACCATTGCCGACCTGTCGTTGGCGGGGTATATGTTCATGCCAGAAGACACCGGTATCCCGCTGGCAGAGTTCACCCACATCGAGGCCTGGAAAGCCCGCATCCAGGCGCTGCCGGGGTGGAAGCACCCGTATGAGCTGATGCCGCGCACGGCATCCTGA